Proteins encoded in a region of the Cyclopterus lumpus isolate fCycLum1 chromosome 23, fCycLum1.pri, whole genome shotgun sequence genome:
- the gpr19 gene encoding LOW QUALITY PROTEIN: probable G-protein coupled receptor 19 (The sequence of the model RefSeq protein was modified relative to this genomic sequence to represent the inferred CDS: deleted 1 base in 1 codon): MVYAQSSHTAGVNPSLHNPSFTYQMSFNYSERVNSTVLATLPTSPVCSLEGSSSGRLNGTSVSYDLTSGEVAVLGVVFAVLWLVSILGNALVCLVIHRSRRSQSTTNYFVVSMACADLLMSLGWAPFILLQVASGRWPLSAAACKAVRYLQHLCPGVQVYVLLSISVDRFYTIVYPLSFKVSREKAKKMIVASWLFDAAFVSPCLFFYGSTSTGGSHCDFFLPDSWGSVAYAAVHLLVGFLGPVALIVSFYQQVVRYIWRISADGHAVRRTMNIVPRTKVKTIKMFLVLNSVFFLTWTPFYIAQLWHPRESDGPSRQGLLFFTAIAWVSFSSTASKPTMYSVYNANFRRGMRETFCMSSMKCYRSNAYTITASSRVAKNNYIGVVELPGQAKTIAKDSVYKFDREAKDKKVAWTSNTNPPNTFV; this comes from the exons ATGGTGTATGCCCAGTCGTCACACACAGCTGGTGTCAATCCCTCCCTTCACAACCCATCTTTCACATATCAGATGTCATTTAACTACTCTGAGAGGGTGAACTCGACTGTCCTGGCAACCTTACCCACATCTCCCGTCTGCAGCCTCGAGGGCTCGTCCTCCGGCCGGCTGAACGGGACCTCCGTCTCTTACGACCTGACGTCTGGCGAGGTCGCCGTCCTGGGCGTGGTGTTCGCAGTTCTCTGGTTGGTGTCCATCCTGGGAAATGCCCTTGTCTGCCTGGTCATCCACCGGAGCCGGCGGTCTCAGTCCACCACCAACTACTTTGTGGTGTCCATGGCGTGTGCAGACCTGCTCATGAGCCTGGGTTGGGCCCCCTTCATCCTCCTGCAGGTCGCCTCAGGACGATGGCCGCTGAGCGCTGCTGCTTGCAAGGCTGTGCGCTACCTGCAGCACCTCTGCCCAGGTGTGCAGGTCTACGTCCTGCTTTCCATCTCCGTAGACCGCTTCTATACAATTGTCTACCCGCTCAGCTTCAAGGTGTCCAGAGAGAAAGCAAAGAAGATGATCGTGGCCTCGTGGCTGTTTGACGCCGCCTTCGTGTCGCCCTGCCTCTTCTTCTACGGCTCCACGTCTACGGGCGGCAGTCACTGTGACTTCTTCCTCCCGGACAGCTGGGGCAGTGTTGCCTACGCCGCCGTTCACCTCCTAGTTGGT TTTTTGGGGCCAGTGGCGCTGATTGTGTCGTTCTACCAGCAGGTGGTCCGCTACATCTGGAGGATCAGCGCCGACGGCCACGCGGTGCGCCGGACAATGAATATCGTCCCGCGGACGAAAGTCAAGACCATCAAGATGTTCCTCGTGCTCAATTCAgttttcttcctcacctggaCGCCCTTCTACATCGCCCAGCTGTGGCACCCAAGGGAGTCTGACGGACCCAGTAGGCAGGGGCTGCTGTTCTTCACAGCCATCGCCTGGGTCTCCTTCAGCTCCACGGCGTCCAAGCCAACCATGTACTCGGTCTACAATGCCAACTTCAGGAGGGGCATGAGGGAGACCTTCTGCATGTCCTCCATGAAATGCTACCGCAGTAATGCCTACACCATCACGGCGAGCTCCCGTGTGGCCAAAAATAACTACATCGGGGTGGTGGAACTCCCCGGGCAGGCAAAGACGATCGCCAAGGACTCGGTTTACAAGTTTGACCGAGAGGCAAAGGACAAGAAGGTGGCCTGGACCTCCAACACCAACCCTCCCAATACTTTTGTCTAA
- the crebl2 gene encoding cAMP-responsive element-binding protein-like 2, which translates to MDDNKMVAGKVKKPGKRGRKPAKIDLKAKLERSRQSARECRARKKLRYQYLEELVSSKERAICALREELEMYKQWCSAMDQGKIPSEIKALLTGDEQRTPQGGSSTKTRKNNNISSHGQS; encoded by the exons ATGGATGATAACAAG ATGGTGGCCGGTAAAGTGAAGAAACCGGGGAAACGCGGCCGGAAACCGGCGAAGATCGACCTGAAGGCCAAACTGGAGCGGAGCCGGCAGAGCGCCAGAGAGTGCCGAGCCAGGAAGAAGCTGCGGTACCAGTACCTGGAGGAACTGGTTTCCAGTAAGGAGAGAGCCATCTGCGCCCTGAGGGAGGAGCTAGAGATG tACAAGCAGTGGTGCTCCGCCATGGACCAGGGGAAGATCCCCTCAGAGATCAAAGCTCTGCTGACCGGAGATGAGCAGAGAACTCCTCAAGGAGGAAGCAGCACCAAGAccaggaagaacaacaacatcagcagcCACGGCCAGAGCTGA